The genomic window TGGGCGAGCTGGTTGGCGCTCGGCTGGCGAGCGGCAAAGGCAGTTCGTGGGCGGTGCGAACACGGCGATGGCGTGGATGCAAGGGCGCGGTGAAGGCGGTGGATCGGACGGCGAGAATCAAATTACGGGAGCGGGAGGATTAGCGCGGGCTGGCACGGTCAGGGTGGGGGCGGCGAGCTGGCGCTGGCGTCTGCGTCTCTGCCTCCGAGCGCTAGCGGCCAAGGAGTGGAGGCAGGGGGTCGTGCTTGGGAGGGAAAAAGAGAAGGGAGGACGGTGGAAAGGGGGGCTTTACCTTGCCGGTTTGGGAGAAGGAGGTGGGAGAGGGAGTGCTCTGCCTCCGGGATTTGGACGGACGCGGGTGGAGCGGCTTGGGCACGCGCTGCAGAGCTCGCGGCAGGCAGCGGGGCCGAGCGGCAGCACGGCGAAAgcgctgatggcggcggcgaccgggcggtcGGCCATGACCGGCGCGTGCGCGGGAACCAAAGGCGGTGGCGGGTTCAAAAGGCGGCGGTGGGAATCGGCGCCGGGGAGAGAGGAAACAGAGAGGGCGAGAGAGAGGGCGGCGCTCTCTCTTGGCTCAGGCACGACGCGCATGCTCAGCACGTGAGAAGGGGAGGGGAAACGAGCTGAGAGGAGGGATGGGCCGAGGGAAAGGAATTCGGCCCACAAAAACAGAGGAAGGTAAAAATAGACTTTTATAGGGAATTTGAGTTGGAGGGATTTGGGACTTgggtttaaatttcaaatttgagattCGATCTCGGGGGTTTAGGGAGGAATCAAGGGAGACTCAAGGAAAGGATTCGAGATGGGAATTTGATATTTTCAGAAATGGGGACAGGTATTTGGCGGGGATTCAAAGGATGCGATTGAATTTCGGAGTTTGATTTCGGAGACTTGAGTCGGAATTGGAATCTTGAGGTGGACGGTTTTGTTGGCGATGAGAGGGAACAACGAgagattgaattgagatccatggcacaacttagactcgcatacaaagaacgaaattttcgcatataggattttgccgaattagtttttaacgtctcacgaaaAGTGGAGCGTTACATACCCTATCCCATCAGCCATGATGATGAGAGGTCTTAGCCTCTCATCACAGCCGGAGACGGCTTGCCTAACCTGGTCAGGGTAGGGTTCCTGTTTCCCAGCGCAAGTGAGGACCGAAAAGTCTTCATTCATTAAATGTCGAATGACGGGCGTGCCCCTTCTGTCAGCCGGATAAGATCCGGTGGACCCCACGTCGCAGCAAGGCGTGCAAGAGACTTCCAAGACAAGCAACAAGACATCCATTTAATGTGATTATCCTCCCTGAATAgggggcccatgtggtaactccttgagatataaaaggaggtccaggcttACTTAAGGAGGGGGGAGATCTATCGATCGAGGGATCGAGGATGAGCCATTTTAGACTCTGGAGCAGCTTCTGCCCCTCATGATCGATACCTTCTACACCAACAAGGAGATCTTGTAATTTCTCACAAGATCAGCTAAGCacaggagtagagtattacgcttctcagcggcccgaacctgtataaattcCTTTCTTCTCATCGTCTTTGAGAGGCCTgaccccctcaagatcacacaacTTCGCTAACCAAGccatcgaatctcacccgctgcccccagCCAAACCAAAAAAAGGGGGGTCTCatggttccctggtggaggattTCACCCTCCGACACACCGTCTCCTGCCCCGAGGAAGGTGGAAGCCACAAATATGTTAGAGACGCTCCGCTCCAGGGAGGGACCTTGAGATCAGCCCAGTAAGGGTGGCCAATGCGCTGAAGCCAAAGCCAGGGTAGATGTAGCGTGAAGCCTATCGTGCTCAAGTCCACTATGCCCAGGCCACAAACGGATTTTAGGCGACAGACATTTGTCCAAGATACGAGGCATCGTCCCCCCTGAACTGAGTCTGTACCTATCCACAAGAAGGCACGATGTTTCTTATCAATGGCCTTGATGACCCAGTTGTCAACCCAATCACCATGGACACATGGACCGGAATAGAAGAGAGTACAGACTGGACAAGCACAGAACGACCAACTAAAGTGGTGAGCCGGCCTTTCCAGGGAGGGAGACGATGGGAGACCCTATCAGAGATTGCAGGACTGCTTTCAGGAGCTTGCGGACCGACAACGGGATGCCAAGATAGATGCAAGGGAACTCAGAGATAGAAGAGGGGAAGGTGCTCTGAACCAACTCCAAGTCCTCTGCTGTGTAGCGGATCGAAGTAATCGAGCATTTGGAAAAGTTGGTGCATAACTCGAAGGCCGAACAAAAGATGGAGAGAATGTCATGGATGAACTCCAAATCCTATCTCacaggggagaggaagaggaccaGATCATCGGTGTAAAAAGAAGCACGATGTCGCAAGTGCGCGGTCATTGAGAGGGAGAAAACCACCCGTGTCAGATTGAGCACATCCAAGACTAGGAGGAAGAGCATGAGAGAAAGGGGATCGCCCTACCGAAGCCCCTCCAATGGAGGAAGCGGGGACTGGGAACCCTATTGACCAGCACCCTGAAGAAGGAGCAATGGAGGATCAGGGAAATCCAATCACACCATCAATGGATGAAACCAAGGTGACCAAGCACTTCAAGCAGGAACGTCCAGCTGACCATGTCAAAGGCCTTCGCAATGTCCACTTTAAGGACCAGATGAAGCTTGGCCCGGGAATGGAGAGCCCTAGCCGCAAGCTGGACATAGCGGAAGTTATCATGGAGAGAACGAGAGGCTTATCAGGCAGAAGTCCTTGACCTCCATAGCCTCATCCTTCTTCTGCAAGAGGGAGATGAGGGCATCATTGAGAGAGGCGAAACCCTGGCCGTTTGTCAGAGGGAGAGCGTTGAGGACAACCAGGATTTCTGACTTGATCACCGGCCAGGACTACTTGATAAACAACATCAAAGAACTCAGGACGATACACACATCATCGCAGACAAAAAATTTCATTAGATTTGTCAGTTTCATacaaactactactactaccttcATCCCCAAATAATAATCTTTCTAAGTTATTTAgcaaaatttaaagtttagtaaaaaaataaccATAGTACCCACATTAAATGTTATAATGTTGAGGCGacgctaatgggcgatcgatcgcttcCCCACCCCCCGATacgctcctctcccccttcctcctccccttcttctcttcctactacaccataaatttaaaaaaaaataaaaaaacaaaattggaaaaaatcatatatagaaatactatatataaaaaatatttgaatttaaattcaaatttgaaatgggtaagtaaacttttgacttataaactttgggtctataagctaatatttgaattcaaattcaaatttgaatcggctaagtaaacttttgacttataaactttaggtgtatagaaatactatatataaaaaatatttgaattcaaattcaaattatatatttgaattcaaattcaaatttgaatcgggtatataaacttttgacttataaaatttgggtctataaactttaggtgtataaactttagatgtataaaaatactatatataagaaatatttgaattcaaatttaaatttgaatcgggtatataaatttttgacttataaactttgggtatcCAAtatttaggtgtataaactttagatgtgcaaactttatgtgtataaatttactaaaatagtaaagtaatgtggtgccaaaaaagaaagcCAGCCACGTGGAGAGGGGTGATCGCCCAGGGCAATCGATCGCCCAACAGGATTTTCGATAATGTTGGGAGTAGGAGGATAGTTGAGGGTaggatatataggaaaaaaaattctaaattgGAGGTgattgatgagaaaaaaaaatttaaaaccaaATTATAAACCCAAAGAACGTTGTGCACTTATCAAAACCAGAAGGGGTGGCCCCCATCCACCTTTTTTAGCCAAATGAGGCCTAAAAATTAAGATGCAATTATACAGTCGCAAACATTGGCAAAGCAAGAATCGAGTATATAAAAGACAcagctaggatttttttttttggttgcaagtgcaaCATCGGACAGAAAGGAAACGATGAACAGGGTTAAGCAAACCAAGAGATAACTTCGTCTGAAATTCACTGCAATGACAAAGTGGTTGAAATGAGTTAGACTAAAATGTGCACTCGAGAAAGTTCCAGCCTCAAATGTTCCACTGACATCTGGGCCCCACACCCAACCAACCAGTATAAAGTTCAAGTATCAGCCTCGCCATCTTCGTCCCCACCGCGCGATCGCCTCGCCTCCATCCCCCAACGGCCATAAACCCAAACAcgacgccgcgtcgccgccgagccgAGCAAGAGCAGCGGCGCGAGCACCATgaatccgccgccgcagcagccggaGCACCGCGGCAACTCGCTGACGGATCTGAACGACGACCTGCTCTCCGAAAACTTCTTCCACATCCCGCCGGGCGACCCCGGGGTCCTCGTCCGCCTCTCCGTCGTCTGCAAGTCGTGGCGCCGCCTCATCACCAACCGCGACTTCCTCCGCGGCTACCGCGCCATCCACCGAGCGCCTCCGATCCTGGGCTTCTTCTGCGTGGAGTTTGGGAGCGCCATATTGGTCCCCACCACCGCCTTCAGCTCGATCATTCCCAGCATCAGGAGCAACTAGCTACCGTGCGActcccgccatggccgcgcccTCTTCGACGCCTTCGGGTTACCCATGCAGCTCCTCGTGTCGGACCCCATGACCGGCGCGGATCGGCTGCTGGACTTGCCGGAGCGCTGGAGGAACATCCACTGGAGCGAGCAGCAGCACTGGATGTGGATGAACATCCGGTGGAGCGCGGCGGTGCTCTGCGCCGTGGACGGCTGTGACCATCTCGACTGCCACGGCGGCGACCCCTTCCGCGTGGCGCTGGTGGGCACCGACGCCGCGGGAACCACGCACGCCGCCCTCTACTCGTCGGAGACCGAGGCGTGGAGCGGGCCGGCCTCCATTGATCACCACCCGAACGCCATCGTCAAGGCGAGAAGGCCAAGCGTCCTCGTGGGGAACGCGCTCTACTTCCTCTGCAACAACAACACCAGCATCGTCGAGTTCGACATGGCCACGATGACGCTGTCGGTgatcccctcgccgccgctacCAGAGGATGTGCACGGCGCTCTCCTCATGACAGCGGAGGGTGGAGGGCTCGGGTTCGCCGCCGTGCTGGAGCGATCCAACCTCCACCTGTGGTCGAAGCCGATGGATGAATGGGAGCACCTCCAAGATGTCAGGGACCTCAAGACGCTGCTCCCCCGGGGTTCAATCTCCATGATGAACAATTTGTTGATCGgcttcgccgacggcggcgttcGTGTGGTTGTCGTCAGGACGTACCATGGCCCCTACGTCGTTGAGCTGGGATCAACTGAACCAGCCAGGGTGGTGTCAAGGAGAAGTGGAATCAACGTTGTATTTCCCTACACGAGCTTCTGCACTCCAGGTACGAGCTCTGCGTTCTTCCCTTTTTCAGAGATTGTTCTGTGCATTTGTTGGTTCTGAACTGATTTGTTTGCGATTGCTTGAGCCTGAACAGCTTCTGTGCTTGCTTGATTAGTTCGGTTTGCTGATAATTAGTCAAATCCAAATCGTTTATAGACATTTCTAACTAGGAGATAGTTGATACGGCCAATTACTCTGTTTACCACTTTTCTGGCTGATCTGAAGCAAAAGCCCCACATCTAATCTTGTAAATACTCAGAATTTTCCTCCTAATTGGTGTGCATGCTGGGGACGTATAGCATGTTTACAGGTTTCATTCTGTATCGTTCCAGATCATTCTTAGATGCAGATTACCGCCTCGTGTTCATATCTGCTCTTTTGTTTTTCAGAGAATGCTCTATTGTTCTGTGCATTTGTCGGTTCTGACCTGACTGGCAAATTAATACTGCTTAAAACTCCTGCATATTAGACCTGAATAACAGCTTCTGTGCTTGATTGTTGGTTCCTGTTTGCTGTTAAGTAGTCATATCCAAATGTGCATTGAGTTAGCAATAACTAATTTCTGCTTGTTGCATCTTACCATCGCAGCCGCTGCCACGACGACAGAATGATCCATCCGCTTACATGAAACTGCTGATGCTGGCTTCCTGCAGAGCTGATGCTTGAAGTGCTTTCTTCTGATAGGCAATTTTAGCAAGAAAAGAGTTCACTAATGGTGATCGATTTACTCAGTTTTGTCTCCCATTTTGCAGTCTGATTGAGAAAAGAGTTTTGTCAATTTTAGCAACCAGAAGAATTCACAAATGGTAATCTTGGTCATGTTAGTAAGTTTTGTCTCCTGGTGAATACTTTTAAGAAAAGAGTGAGACTTCTCATCAGTCAACTAGCATGTCTCTTCTGGTTCTGGATGATAGTGATCGAAGTTTCAGAAACTTCTCCATGGATGAGACAGTTCagtcaagtttttttttggctgagtTACCGAGTACATGCATATAGTAACAGAATTTGAACTGTGGTAATTACAGATACAAGAGAATTGCACTCACTGACTCACAACAGAAAAGGAAATTCACACTATTCCTGATATGGATCGTGTTTTGAGAACCGATTGGTCTTTGCGAAAGGTGTTTGCTAAGAATAAATAACTAAATAGGTCATTGATTCAAGAATGTTCATCTATTCAAATTTCCCAATAGGTGATACAGGTAGCTACTGAGTTACTGAGTTACAAATTCAGATGTTTACAATTGATGACGACTAGTACTATAACACATTGAACAGCGAGAATAGATCAGAAGCAGGGGACGATGCGTGAAGAAGCCTTGACGACGCCATCAACCCCGACCACCTTGCTCTGCTTCGCGTGCTCTTCATCGCTCGCGCGCTTCAGCTTCTTcctggccacctcctcctcgtcggcggcgaacaTCTCCAGCAGCCGCTGCGCCTGCTCCATGGCGGTGCCCAGCCCGGGAATCTTCAGCTGCTCGGTGGCCTCCAGCGCGGCCACCATCTCCCGCACCTCCTGCCTCGACCGCGCCGCCAGGTACCTCGTCACGGACGCGAGTGGCCGCCCCGACACCACGAGCGACGCGGCGTGGACGGCGTCCTCCATGCCGACgggctcgcgctcgccgccgccgccgccaccgcggcgcctGATGCttgggcgggcggcgaggccgacgcgGAGCTCGCggccgcggaggaggtggccgtgGAGGTTGCGGAGGGCGCTGCGTGCCGTCTCGTCGTCGGCGTACTCGACGAAGGCGTAGCCCTTGCGCTTGCTGGTggccgggtcggcggcggcgaggcggagggagCGGACGGGGCCGATGAGCTCGCAGGCGTCGCGGAGCTCGGCCTCGGAGGCGTGGAAGGCGATGTTGCCGACGTAGACGACGCGGCTGCAGCGGTAGTTCacgtcggccatggcggcggctgaGGCTGAGAAGTCCATTGCTCTGAGTTGGAGTGGAGAGCGCTGCGACGGGATGAGATGAGGCAGCGGGAGACATGCATGGTCTCGTCTGGATTTATAGCCGGCGACAAAGCTTTACTCTGTATGCCTTGATCGAGTCGGACTCGGAGTCCGAGTCGGACTAGCATGATATCGTCTCCACGCGGTCGcat from Oryza glaberrima chromosome 6, OglaRS2, whole genome shotgun sequence includes these protein-coding regions:
- the LOC127775654 gene encoding uncharacterized protein LOC127775654 codes for the protein MDFSASAAAMADVNYRCSRVVYVGNIAFHASEAELRDACELIGPVRSLRLAAADPATSKRKGYAFVEYADDETARSALRNLHGHLLRGRELRVGLAARPSIRRRGGGGGGEREPVGMEDAVHAASLVVSGRPLASVTRYLAARSRQEVREMVAALEATEQLKIPGLGTAMEQAQRLLEMFAADEEEVARKKLKRASDEEHAKQSKVVGVDGVVKASSRIVPCF
- the LOC127775576 gene encoding uncharacterized protein LOC127775576, encoding MNPPPQQPEHRGNSLTDLNDDLLSENFFHIPPGDPGVLVRLSVVCKSWRRLITNRDFLRGYRAIHRAPPILGFFCVEFGSAILVPTTAFSSIIPSLLVSDPMTGADRLLDLPERWRNIHWSEQQHWMWMNIRWSAAVLCAVDGCDHLDCHGGDPFRVALVGTDAAGTTHAALYSSETEAWSGPASIDHHPNAIVKARRPSVLVGNALYFLCNNNTSIVEFDMATMTLSVIPSPPLPEDVHGALLMTAEGGGLGFAAVLERSNLHLWSKPMDEWEHLQDVRDLKTLLPRGSISMMNNLLIGFADGGVRVVVVRTYHGPYVVELGSTEPARVVSRRSGINVVFPYTSFCTPGFILYRSRSFLDADYRLVFISALLFFRECSIVLCICRF